A genomic region of Castor canadensis chromosome 16, mCasCan1.hap1v2, whole genome shotgun sequence contains the following coding sequences:
- the Znf146 gene encoding zinc finger protein OZF: MSHHSQQKIYGGAHPFACKVCGKIFSHKSNLTEHENFHNREKPFECNECGKAFSQKQYVIKHQNTHTGEKLFECNDCGKSFSQKENLLTHQKIHTGEKPFECKDCGKAFIQKSNLIRHQRTHTGEKPFICKECGKTFSGKSNLTEHEKIHIGEKPFKCNECGTAFGQKKYLIKHQNIHTGEKPYECNECGKAFSQRTSLIVHVRIHSGDKPYECNVCGKAFSQSSSLTVHVRSHTGEKPYGCNECGKAFSQFSTLALHLRIHTGKKPYQCSECGKAFSQKSHHIRHQKIHTH; this comes from the coding sequence ATGTCACACCACAGTCAGCAGAAAATTTATGGTGGGGCACACCCCTTTGCCTGTAAGGTATGTGGGAAAATCTTCAGCCACAAATCAAATCTCACAGAGCATGAGAATTTTCATAATAGAGAGAAACCTTTTGAATGTAACGAATGTGGCAAAGCCTTTAGCCAAAAGCAGTATGTCATTAAACATCAGAACACTCACACCGGAGAGAAGCTTTTTGAATGCAATGATTGTGGAAAGTCTTTTAGCCAGAAGGAAAACCTGCTTACCCATCAGaaaattcacactggagaaaaaccttTTGAGTGCAAAGATTGTGGGAAAGCTTTCATTCAGAAATCAAATCTCATCAGACACCAGAGAActcacacaggagagaagcccTTCATATGTAAAGAGTGTGGGAAAACCTTTAGTGGCAAATCAAACCTTACTGAGCATGAGAAAATTCATATTGGAGAGAAACCCTTCAAGTGTAATGAATGTGGAACAGCTTTTGGGCAGAAGAAGTACCTCATAAAGCATCAAAacattcacactggagagaaaccctatgaatgtaatgaGTGTGGAAAAGCCTTCTCTCAACGAACATCACTGATCGTGCACGTGAGAATTCATTCAGGGGATAAGCCTTACGAGTGCAATGTTTGCGGAAAAGCCTTCTCTCAGAGTTCATCTCTCACTGTGCATGTGAGAAGCCATACAGGTGAGAAGCCCTACGGCTGTAatgagtgtgggaaagccttctctCAGTTCTCAACCCTAGCTCTGCATTTGAGAATACACACAGGTAAGAAGCCTTACCAATGTAGTGAATGTGGGAAAGCTTTCAGCCAGAAGTCACACCACATCAGACACCAGAAAATTCATACTCATTAA